Proteins encoded together in one Vitis vinifera cultivar Pinot Noir 40024 chromosome 4, ASM3070453v1 window:
- the LOC132253628 gene encoding aspartyl protease family protein At5g10770-like, producing MTYGDDSTSVGNYGCDTMTLEPSDVFQKFQFGCGRNNKGDFGSGVDGMLGLGQGQLSTVSQTASKFNKVFSYCLPEEDSIGSLLFGEKATSQSSSLKFTSLVNGPGTLQESGYYFVNLSDISVGNERLNIPSSVFASPGTIIDSRTVITRLPQRAYSALKAAFKKAMAKYPLSNGRRKKGDILDTCYNLSGRKDVLLPEIVLHFGGGADVRLNGTNIVWGSDESRLCLAFAGNSKSTMNPELTIIGNRQQLSLTVLYDIQGGRIGFRSNGCSP from the coding sequence ATGACATATGGCGATGACTCTACCTCTGTAGGAAACTATGGATGCGATACCATGACATTGGAGCCTTCTGATGTGTTCCAAAAGTTTCAATTCGGTTGTGGAAGAAATAATAAGGGTGATTTTGGCAGTGGAGTTGATGGGATGCTGGGGCTTGGACAAGGGCAGCTTTCTACCGTATCTCAAACAGCTTCAAAATTTAACAAAGTTTTCAGTTACTGTCTCCCTGAGGAAGATTCCATTGGATCGCTGCTGTTCGGAGAGAAAGCCACTTCCCAATCCTCCTCCTTAAAGTTCACATCGCTTGTAAATGGTCCTGGAACCCTACAGGAGTCAGGGTACTATTTCGTCAATCTCTCGGATATAAGTGTTGGTAACGAGCGACTGAATATTCCCAGCTCGGTGTTTGCATCACCTGGAACTATAATAGACTCGAGAACTGTCATCACTCGCCTGCCTCAACGAGCCTATTCAGCACTCAAAGCTGCATTCAAGAAAGCAATGGCGAAATATCCTCTTTCCAATGGGAGGCGGAAGAAAGGTGACATATTGGACACATGCTACAATTTAAGTGGAAGGAAAGATGTGTTACTACCGGAGATAGTGCTACATTTTGGGGGAGGAGCCGACGTACGTTTGAATGGAACGAATATTGTTTGGGGGAGTGATGAATCTCGTCTTTGCTTGGCTTTTGCTGGGAACTCCAAATCAACCATGAACCCCGAATTAACCATTATTGGAAATAGACAACAATTGTCTCTAACAGTTCTATATGACATACAAGGAGGAAGGATAGGGTTTAGGAGCAATGGTTGCTCCCCGTGA
- the LOC100243406 gene encoding aspartyl protease family protein At5g10770, with amino-acid sequence MYCIYVLCVAGGSQGLPITQKYGPCSGSGHSQPPNPQEIFGRDESKVSFINSKFNQYAPENLKDHTPNNKQFGEDGNFLVDVAFGTPPQKFTLILDTGSSITWTQCKACVNCLQDPSRYFDPSASSTYSSGSCIPAVEDNYTTTYGDKSTSEGNYGCDTLILEPSDVYPKFQFGCGRNNKGDFGSGVDGVLGLGQGQLSTVSQTASKFNKVFSYCLPEEDSIGSLLFGEKATSQSSLKFTSLVNGPGTSGSEESGYYFVKLLDISVGNKRLNIPSSVFASPRTIIDSGTVITRLPQRAYSALKAAFKKAMAKYPLSNGRRKENDMLDTCYNLTGTKDVLLPEIVLHFGRGADVRLNGTNIVWGSDASRLCLAFAGTSELTIIGNRQQLSLTVLYDIQGRRIGFGGNGCSK; translated from the coding sequence ATGTATTGTATATATGTGTTATGTGTTGCAGGAGGATCTCAAGGGCTTCCAATAACACAAAAATATGGGCCATGCTCTGGATCAGGCCACTCCCAACCTCCCAATCCTCAGGAAATCTTTGGCCGAGATGAATCCAAAGTTAGCTTCATCAACTCCAAATTCAACCAATACGCTCCAGAGAATTTGAAAGATCATACCCCCAATAATAAGCAGTTTGGTGAAGATGGCAATTTTCTTGTTGACGTAGCTTTTGGCACACCCCCACAGAAATTTACGTTAATATTGGACACCGGCAGCAGCATAACTTGGACACAGTGCAAAGCCTGTGTGAACTGCTTACAAGACCCCAGTCGATATTTCGACCCGTCGGCATCCTCCACTTATTCCTCTGGTTCTTGCATTCCAGCTGTTGAGGACAACTATACCACGACATACGGCGACAAATCTACCTCTGAAGGAAACTATGGATGCGATACCCTCATATTGGAGCCTTCTGATGTGTACCCTAAGTTTCAATTCGGTTGCGGCAGAAATAATAAGGGTGATTTTGGCAGTGGAGTTGATGGGGTGCTGGGGCTTGGACAAGGGCAGCTTTCTACCGTATCTCAAACAGCTTCAAAATTTAACAAAGTTTTCAGTTACTGTCTCCCTGAGGAAGATTCCATTGGATCGCTGTTGTTCGGAGAGAAAGCCACTTCCCAATCCTCCTTAAAGTTCACATCGCTTGTAAATGGTCCTGGAACCTCAGGGTCAGAGGAGTCAGGGTACTATTTCGTCAAGCTCTTGGATATAAGTGTTGGTAACAAGCGACTTAATATTCCCAGCTCCGTGTTTGCATCACCTAGAACTATAATAGACTCGGGAACTGTCATCACTCGCCTCCCTCAACGAGCCTATTCAGCACTCAAAGCTGCATTCAAGAAAGCAATGGCGAAATATCCTCTTTCCAATGGGAGGCGGAAGGAAAATGACATGTTGGACACATGCTACAATTTAACTGGAACGAAAGATGTGTTACTACCGGAGATAGTGCTACATTTTGGGAGAGGAGCCGACGTACGTTTGAATGGAACGAATATTGTTTGGGGGAGTGATGCATCTCGTCTTTGCTTGGCTTTTGCTGGGACCTCCGAATTAACCATTATTGGAAATAGACAACAACTGTCTCTAACAGTTCTATATGACATACAAGGAAGAAGGATAGGGTTTGGGGGCAATGGTTGCTCCAAGTGA
- the LOC104879061 gene encoding aspartyl protease family protein At5g10770-like has translation MTLEPSDVFPKFQFGCGRNNEGDFGSGADGMMGLRQGQLSTVSQTASKFKKVFSYCLPKEDSIGSLLFGEKATSQSSLKFTSLVNGPGTSGLEESGYYFVKLLNISVGNKRLNIPSSVFASPGTIIDSGTVITCLPQRAYSALTVAFKKAMAKYPLSNGRRRKGDILDTCYNLSGRKDVLLPEIVLHFGEGADVRLNGKRVIWGNDASRLCLAFAGNSKSTMNSE, from the coding sequence ATGACATTAGAGCCTTCTGATGTGTTCCCTAAGTTTCAATTCGGTTGCGGCAGAAATAATGAGGGTGATTTTGGCAGCGGAGCTGATGGGATGATGGGGCTTCGACAAGGGCAGCTTTCTACCGTATCTCAAACAGCTTCGAAGTTTAAAAAAGTTTTCAGTTACTGTCTCCCTAAGGAAGATTCCATTGGATCGCTGCTGTTCGGAGAGAAAGCCACTTCCCAATCCTCCTTAAAGTTCACATCGCTTGTAAATGGTCCTGGAACCTCAGGGTTAGAGGAGTCAGGGTACTATTTCGTCAAGCTCTTAAATATAAGTGTTGGTAACAAGCGACTTAATATTCCCAGCTCCGTGTTTGCATCACCTGGAACTATAATAGACTCGGGAACTGTCATCACTTGCCTCCCTCAACGAGCCTATTCAGCACTCACAGTTGCATTCAAGAAAGCAATGGCGAAATATCCTCTTTCCAATGGGAGGCGGAGGAAAGGTGACATATTGGACACATGCTACAATTTAAGTGGAAGGAAAGATGTGTTACTACCGGAGATAGTGCTACATTTTGGGGAAGGAGCCGACGTACGTTTGAATGGAAAGAGAGTTATTTGGGGGAATGATGCATCTCGTCTTTGCTTGGCTTTTGCTGGGAACTCCAAATCAACCATGAACTCCGAATAG